The following coding sequences are from one Lolium rigidum isolate FL_2022 unplaced genomic scaffold, APGP_CSIRO_Lrig_0.1 contig_34511_1, whole genome shotgun sequence window:
- the LOC124681159 gene encoding uncharacterized protein LOC124681159 — protein METAIGAANWLVGKVLNKLSDDLIAAYAASSELGFNSEQIKTKLMYVQGLLHVAKERDVSSNPGLQNLLEDLSKKADKAEDTLDELHYFLIQDQLEGASPELGHCCLAARHNIGNWLACLTSSCTQDDDSADSGSGKLKFDRVATLKKIKLVIELTNSTHHAETLSVLPFVGPGGIGKRTFAQHLYNDKRIEAHFAAGIRVCVSTDFDVTKLTRQILSCIFNLETAATMEEASGSKLKNKRYMDGLRLVWGIEHLTVDDDVLDNLQSHPNLRVLGVINPGIAAGPCWSYGDMSRKKLVSLLVEGLSWDSLPPFEQRPYLTKLILKNIIGMTVFGPGFGGVTEASFVHLKTILFENMPQLVEWVGVPNSHLFSTLENITFRDCPLLCSFPFLECSGRFTNLSTLDIDNCPMLSQFPPMPHNSTLRSMIVKSSVSEVEVSYNGHSLSIDGYNGALVFHNMNKVELIKIRGVSHISLSEIQKLKSLRTIDVQRCDNMFTAELDDSVVLYSVQNLVLQELCIKGELFSKVLKCFPALSRLVIQSCMDLDLLPVEDGGLGDLTMLQSFTVLICAKLFCRWPMGEAVGAHTIKPFPPSLTILEIVGDKSMKSMALLSNLTCLTILRLVACEELTMDGFNPLMTVNLKELIIYNNNYRFTDKESISIARDLLSEVGRSKLMHAGSFQLERVNVDSIMALLIAPICSYLAGTLYKLEFSHDNLVKSFTEEQEQALQLLISLQELTFDSCCALQTLPECLHHISSLRKLEISFCDRIQLLPPKERLPASLQIIQVRYCSSELTELANKLKETDPYFSALLEGM, from the coding sequence ATGGAGACGGCTATTGGTGCGGCGAACTGGCTTGTCGGCAAGGTGCTGAACAAGTTGTCTGATGACTTGATTGCCGCATATGCGGCCAGCTCTGAGCTCGGTTTCAACTCGGAGCAGATCAAAACCAAGCTGATGTACGTGCAAGGGTTGCTGCATGTGGCTAAGGAGAGGGACGTGAGCAGCAACCCTGGCCTGCAGAATTTGTTGGAGGACCTAAGCAAGAAAGCCGATAAGGCCGAGGATACTCTGGATGAGCTCCACTACTTCCTGATCCAAGACCAGTTGGAAGGGGCCTCCCCGGAGCTGGGTCATTGTTGCCTTGCTGCTCGTCACAACATCGGTAACTGGCTTGCATGCTTAACTTCCTCATGTACTCAAGATGATGATTCTGCTGATAGTGGTAGTGGGAAGTTGAAATTCGACAGAGTTGCCACCTTAAAAAAAATCAAGTTAGTGATAGAGCTCACCAATTCCACGCATCACGCTGAAACCCTTTCTGTTCTGCCTTTTGTTGGTCCTGGGGGTATAGGAAAGAGAACTTTCGCCCAACACTTGTATAATGATAAAAGAATTGAGGCACATTTTGCTGCCGGGATTAGGGTGTGTGTTTCAACCGATTTTGATGTGACCAAGCTCACTCGTCAGATCCTTAGCTGCATATTTAATCTTGAAACAGCGGCAACCATGGAAGAAGCTAGTGGTTCCAAGTTGAAGAATAAAAGATATATGGATGGGTTAAGATTAGTTTGGGGTATTGAACACCTGACTGTAGATGACGATGTTCTTGATAATCTGCAATCACATCCTAATCTTAGAGTTCTTGGCGTTATAaatcccggtattgctgctggTCCTTGCTGGTCTTATGGTGACATGAGCAGAAAAAAGTTGGTGTCTCTCCTTGTGGAGGGTTTATCTTGGGATAGTCTTCCACCTTTTGAGCAGCGACCTTATCTCACCAAGCTCATTTTGAAGAATATTATTGGAATGACTGTATTCGGGCCTGGTTTTGGTGGTGTTACAGAGGCAAGTTTCGTACACTTGAAGACAATTTTGTTTGAGAATATGCCACAACTTGTGGAGTGGGTGGGCGTACCTAATAGCCATTTGTTTTCAACGCTTGAAAACATCACATTCCGAGATTGTCCATTGCTGTGttcttttcctttcttggagtgctCTGGCCGTTTTACCAATCTTTCTACTCTTGACATTGATAATTGTCCTATGTTATCTCAGTTTCCCCCCATGCCCCACAATTCCACACTACGATCTATGATTGTGAAAAGCAGTGTGTCAGAAGTAGAAGTCTCATACAATGGGCATAGTTTGTCTATTGATGGGTATAATGGGGCCTTGGTTTTCCACAATATGAATAAAGTAGAATTGATTAAAATTAGAGGTGTATCACACATTTCATTGTCAGAAATCCAAAAGCTAAAGTCCCTGAGAACTATTGATGTCCAAAGATGCGACAACATGTTCACTGCAGAACTGGATGACAGTGTTGTCCTCTATTCAGTTCAGAATCTTGTCCTGCAGGAACTATGTATCAAAGGAGAATTATTTTCAAAGGTATTGAAGTGTTTCCCAGCTCTTTCTCGGCTTGTTATCCAAAGCTGTATGGACTTGGATCTTCTGCCAGTGGAGGATGGAGGACTCGGTGACCTCACGATGCTCCAATCATTTACTGTACTAATCTGTGCGAAGTTGTTCTGTCGGTGGCCGATGGGAGAAGCAGTTGGAGCTCATACCATCAAGCCTTTCCCTCCTTCTCTCACAATACTTGAGATTGTTGGAGATAAAAGCATGAAGTCAATGGCTCTGCTGTCAAACCTTACGTGTCTCACCATTCTACGTCTGGTTGCTTGTGAAGAATTAACAATGGATGGGTTCAATCCTCTAATGACAGTCAACCTCAAGGAATTGATCATCTACAACAACAATTATAGGTTTACTGACAAAGAAAGCATCTCTATAGCAAGGGATCTGCTGTCAGAGGTGGGAAGGAGCAAGTTAATGCATGCTGGTTCATTCCAACTGGAGAGAGTTAATGTGGACAGCATCATGGCACTTCTTATTGCGCCCATTTGCAGCTACCTTGCTGGTACCCTGTACAAGTTAGAGTTCAGTCATGATAACCTGGTGAAATCCTTCACGGAAGAGCAAGAGCAAGCGCTTCAACTTCTCATTTCCCTCCAAGAACTCACGTTTGATAGTTGCTGTGCACTGCAGACCCTGCCTGAATGTTTACATCACATCTCTTCTCTCAGAAAATTAGAGATCTCCTTTTGTGATAGAATCCAACTGCTGCCGCCTAAGGAGCGCCTTCCAGCTTCACTCCAAATAATACAAGTACGGTATTGCAGTTCCGAGCTAACTGAGTTAGCCAACAAGTTAAAAGAAACAGACCCATATTTCTCCGCACTATTAGAAGGTATGTAA